A part of Variovorax sp. HW608 genomic DNA contains:
- a CDS encoding homoserine dehydrogenase codes for MKPIQVGLLGIGTVGSGTFKVLQRNQEEIKRRAGRGIEITMVADLDTTRARAVVGDAVKVVDDARTVIANPDIDIVIELIGGYGIAKQLVLEAIAAGKHVVTANKALLAVHGTEIFAAAHAKGVMVAFEAAVAGGIPIIKALREGLTANSIQWIAGIINGTTNFILSEMRDKGLDFETVLKEAQRLGYAEADPTFDIEGVDAAHKVTIMSAIAFGIPVQFDKAHVEGITKLTAQDIKYAEQLGYRIKLLGVTKRMAQGIELRVHPALVPSKRLLANVEGAMNAVVVNGDAVGTTLYYGKGAGSEPTASAVIADLVDITRLHTADAAHRVPHLAFHPDAMSDLKVLPMSEVVTSYYLRMRVADEAGVLAKVTGLLAGAGISIDAVLQREADEVGGEGSTQTDLIILTHDTREGTLDEVLARVQALPTVLAPIVRLRKEEVS; via the coding sequence ATGAAACCCATCCAAGTTGGCCTGCTCGGCATCGGCACTGTCGGTAGCGGCACCTTCAAGGTGCTCCAGCGCAATCAGGAAGAAATCAAGCGCCGCGCCGGCCGCGGCATCGAGATCACGATGGTCGCGGACCTCGACACGACGCGCGCCAGGGCGGTGGTCGGCGACGCCGTCAAGGTGGTCGACGATGCGCGTACCGTCATCGCCAACCCCGACATCGACATCGTGATCGAGCTCATCGGTGGCTACGGCATCGCGAAGCAGCTCGTGCTCGAGGCGATCGCCGCCGGCAAGCACGTGGTGACCGCCAACAAGGCGCTGCTCGCGGTGCACGGCACCGAGATCTTCGCGGCCGCGCATGCCAAGGGCGTCATGGTCGCGTTCGAAGCCGCGGTCGCAGGTGGAATCCCGATCATCAAGGCGCTGCGCGAGGGCCTCACGGCCAACAGCATCCAGTGGATCGCCGGCATCATCAACGGCACCACCAACTTCATCCTCTCGGAGATGCGGGACAAGGGCCTCGACTTCGAGACCGTGCTCAAGGAAGCGCAGCGCCTCGGCTACGCTGAAGCCGATCCGACCTTCGACATCGAGGGCGTCGATGCGGCCCACAAGGTCACGATCATGAGCGCGATCGCGTTCGGCATCCCGGTGCAGTTCGACAAGGCCCACGTCGAGGGCATCACGAAGCTCACCGCGCAGGACATCAAGTACGCCGAACAGCTCGGTTACCGCATCAAGCTGCTGGGCGTGACCAAGCGCATGGCGCAGGGCATCGAGTTGCGCGTGCACCCGGCGCTGGTGCCCTCGAAGCGCCTGCTGGCCAACGTCGAAGGCGCGATGAACGCAGTCGTGGTCAACGGCGATGCCGTCGGCACGACGCTCTACTACGGCAAGGGCGCGGGCAGCGAGCCGACCGCCAGTGCGGTCATTGCCGACCTGGTCGACATCACGCGACTGCACACGGCCGACGCGGCGCATCGCGTGCCGCACCTCGCGTTCCACCCCGATGCGATGAGCGACCTCAAGGTCCTGCCGATGTCGGAGGTGGTGACGAGCTACTACCTGCGCATGCGCGTGGCCGACGAAGCGGGCGTGCTGGCGAAGGTCACCGGCCTGCTCGCCGGCGCGGGCATCAGCATCGACGCGGTGCTGCAGCGCGAGGCCGACGAAGTGGGCGGCGAAGGCTCGACGCAGACCGACCTCATCATCCTCACGCACGACACGCGCGAAGGCACGCTCGACGAGGTGCTTGCCCGGGTGCAGGCGCTGCCGACCGTGCTCGCCCCGATCGTGCGGCTTCGCAAGGAAGAGGTGTCCTGA
- a CDS encoding pyridoxal phosphate-dependent aminotransferase encodes MKPLKKSTKLANVLYDIRGPIMDAAKQMEEEGQKIIKLNIGNLAVFGFDAPEEVQQDMIRNLPASAGYSDSKGIFAARKAVMHETQKQGIAGVTLDDIYLGNGASELIAMATNALLNDGDELLLPAPDYPLWTAVASLSGGRPVHYLCDEDNGWMPNLDDIRAKVTPRTKGIVVINPNNPTGALYSDELLKGIVAIAREHGLVIFADEVYDKVLYDGVKHTAIASLSKDVLTLTFNSLSKSYRSCGYRSGWLVVSGDKKLARDYIEGLNMLSNMRLCANVPGQWAIQTALGGYQSINDLVAPGGRLRRQRDLAYELITAIPGVSCVKPSAALYMFVKLDPAVYPIEDDRQFFLELLKETKVMLVQGTGFNWKTPDHFRIVFLPHEEDLREAIDRIAGFLERYRSRLA; translated from the coding sequence TTGAAACCGCTCAAGAAATCGACGAAGCTGGCCAACGTGCTCTACGACATCCGGGGGCCGATCATGGACGCCGCCAAGCAGATGGAGGAAGAGGGCCAGAAGATCATCAAGCTCAACATCGGCAATCTCGCCGTGTTCGGCTTCGATGCGCCCGAAGAGGTCCAGCAGGACATGATCCGCAACCTTCCCGCCTCGGCCGGCTATTCGGACAGCAAGGGCATCTTCGCGGCGCGCAAGGCGGTGATGCACGAGACGCAGAAACAGGGGATCGCAGGCGTCACGCTCGACGACATCTATCTTGGCAATGGTGCCAGCGAGCTGATCGCGATGGCGACCAATGCACTGCTCAACGACGGCGACGAGCTGCTGCTGCCGGCGCCCGACTATCCGCTGTGGACCGCGGTCGCCAGCTTGTCCGGCGGCAGGCCCGTGCACTATCTCTGCGACGAGGACAACGGCTGGATGCCGAACCTCGACGACATCCGCGCCAAGGTCACGCCGCGCACCAAGGGCATCGTCGTCATCAACCCCAACAACCCCACGGGGGCGCTGTATTCGGATGAGCTGCTGAAGGGCATCGTCGCGATCGCGCGCGAGCATGGCCTCGTGATCTTCGCGGACGAGGTCTACGACAAGGTGCTCTACGACGGCGTCAAGCACACCGCGATCGCGAGCCTGTCCAAGGACGTGCTCACGCTCACCTTCAACTCGCTCTCCAAGAGCTACCGCTCATGCGGCTACCGCTCCGGCTGGCTGGTGGTGTCGGGCGACAAGAAGCTGGCGCGCGACTACATCGAGGGGCTCAACATGCTCTCGAACATGCGGCTGTGCGCCAACGTGCCCGGGCAATGGGCCATCCAGACGGCGCTCGGCGGCTACCAGAGCATCAACGATCTCGTCGCCCCTGGCGGGCGCCTGCGCCGCCAGCGCGACCTGGCCTACGAGCTCATCACGGCGATTCCCGGCGTGAGCTGCGTCAAGCCCAGCGCGGCGCTGTACATGTTCGTGAAGCTCGATCCGGCGGTCTATCCGATCGAGGACGACCGGCAGTTCTTCCTCGAACTGCTCAAGGAGACCAAGGTGATGCTGGTCCAGGGCACCGGCTTCAACTGGAAGACGCCGGACCATTTCCGCATCGTCTTCCTGCCCCACGAGGAGGATCTGCGCGAGGCCATCGACCGTATCGCCGGCTTCCTCGAGCGCTATCGAAGCCGGCTCGCCTGA
- a CDS encoding Mth938-like domain-containing protein has protein sequence MKLQPDKSDVQTLTAHGPGWVAINNERVDSSVVVGSHGERFAWDCTRFEDLGPEHFAQLASLGAELIIFGSGKRIRFPKPAWLQPLMAERTGVETMDTPAACRTYNILASEGRHVVAALLIEEAPSGQ, from the coding sequence ATGAAGCTCCAGCCCGACAAATCCGACGTTCAGACACTCACTGCGCACGGCCCGGGCTGGGTCGCCATCAACAACGAACGCGTCGATTCCAGCGTCGTCGTCGGCTCGCACGGCGAGCGCTTCGCCTGGGATTGCACCCGCTTCGAGGACCTGGGGCCGGAGCACTTCGCCCAGCTCGCCTCCCTGGGCGCCGAATTGATCATTTTCGGCAGCGGAAAGCGCATCCGGTTTCCGAAGCCGGCCTGGCTCCAGCCGCTCATGGCCGAGCGAACCGGCGTCGAGACGATGGACACGCCCGCGGCCTGCCGCACCTACAACATCCTCGCCAGCGAGGGGCGTCACGTGGTCGCCGCCCTCCTTATTGAGGAGGCCCCCAGCGGGCAGTAA
- a CDS encoding peroxiredoxin — protein MAIVVNKPIPEFDANATGGLKVSNTSHLGQVLVMYFYPKDNTPGCTTEAMQFRDRYKDFEKAGATVFGVSRDNMKSHDEFKAKLELPFELIADTEEKMCHMFGVVKNKIMYGKKVKGIERSTFLIGADGVLKAEWRGLKVPGHVDEVLKAVKALKKAA, from the coding sequence ATGGCGATCGTTGTCAACAAACCCATTCCCGAATTCGACGCCAACGCCACCGGTGGCCTGAAGGTCTCGAACACCTCGCATCTCGGCCAAGTCCTCGTGATGTATTTCTATCCCAAGGACAACACCCCTGGCTGCACCACCGAAGCCATGCAGTTCCGCGATCGCTACAAGGACTTCGAAAAGGCTGGCGCCACCGTATTCGGCGTGTCGCGCGACAACATGAAGTCGCATGACGAATTCAAGGCCAAGCTCGAACTCCCTTTCGAACTCATCGCGGACACCGAAGAAAAGATGTGCCACATGTTCGGCGTGGTCAAGAACAAGATCATGTACGGCAAGAAGGTCAAGGGCATCGAACGCAGCACCTTCCTGATCGGTGCGGATGGCGTGCTCAAGGCCGAGTGGCGCGGGCTCAAGGTGCCCGGCCATGTCGACGAGGTACTCAAAGCTGTCAAGGCGCTCAAGAAGGCGGCTTGA
- a CDS encoding PhoH family protein, which translates to MPLPPAPTKRAAMLSPSAHDAPARPSQGRSGRRSTDRKSEEGGTTGPRPLELFDRHAAEAGGSVETLPPPRAKAPLPVAKAPSPLPSEVRETAAAVTRQAQARAKRSKSNGPAKLFVLDTNVLLHDPVCLFRFEEHDIFLPMIVLEELDGHKKGTTEVARNGRQASRTLDALAAAQGADIGKGLKLDTTGHREAGGKLFFQTEPLEYTLPTSLPQGKADNQILGVVQALRDLNSKDAPGRPKREVVLVSKDINMRVKARALGLHADDYQNDKTLDDGDLLYAGSLALPADFWTRQSKTIESWQSGSSTFYRVSGPIVPNLYINQFIYFEAPGEPSMYARVTEIRDKTAVLKTLKDYGSIKNAVWGVNTRNREQNFAMNLLMDPEVDFVTLTGTAGTGKTLMALASGLTQVLDDRRYTEIIMTRATVSVGEDIGFLPGTEEEKMGPWMGALDDNLEFLAKGDGGGAGEWGRAATNELIRSKIKIKSMNFMRGRTFLNKYVIIDEAQNLTPKQMKTLVTRAGPGTKIICMGNLAQIDTPYLTEGSSGLTFAVDKFKGWPHSGHITLARGERSRLADFASEVL; encoded by the coding sequence ATGCCCCTGCCTCCCGCCCCCACGAAACGTGCCGCCATGCTCTCACCCAGCGCGCACGACGCGCCCGCCCGGCCTTCGCAGGGCCGAAGCGGCCGCCGCTCGACCGATCGGAAATCTGAAGAAGGCGGCACCACCGGGCCCCGGCCGCTCGAACTGTTCGATCGCCACGCCGCCGAAGCGGGTGGCAGCGTCGAGACCCTTCCCCCGCCCAGGGCGAAGGCCCCGCTCCCGGTCGCAAAAGCGCCCTCGCCCCTGCCATCGGAGGTGCGCGAGACTGCAGCCGCAGTCACGCGCCAGGCCCAGGCGCGCGCCAAACGCAGCAAGTCGAACGGGCCGGCCAAGCTTTTCGTGCTCGACACCAACGTGTTGCTGCACGACCCGGTGTGCCTGTTCCGCTTCGAGGAGCACGACATCTTCCTGCCGATGATCGTTCTGGAAGAGCTCGACGGGCACAAGAAGGGAACGACCGAAGTCGCCCGCAACGGTCGCCAGGCCAGCCGGACGCTCGATGCACTGGCCGCAGCACAGGGCGCGGACATCGGCAAGGGTCTGAAGCTGGATACCACCGGCCATCGTGAAGCCGGCGGCAAGCTGTTCTTCCAGACGGAGCCGCTCGAATACACCCTGCCGACCAGCCTGCCCCAAGGCAAGGCCGACAACCAGATCCTCGGCGTCGTCCAGGCGCTGCGCGACCTCAATTCGAAGGACGCGCCGGGACGCCCCAAGCGGGAAGTCGTGCTGGTGTCGAAGGACATCAACATGCGCGTCAAGGCGCGCGCGCTCGGCCTGCACGCCGACGACTACCAGAACGACAAGACGCTGGATGACGGCGACCTGCTCTACGCCGGCTCGCTCGCGCTGCCGGCCGACTTCTGGACCCGCCAGAGCAAGACCATCGAAAGCTGGCAGAGCGGCAGCAGCACCTTCTACCGCGTCAGCGGGCCGATCGTGCCCAACCTCTACATCAACCAGTTCATCTATTTCGAAGCGCCCGGCGAGCCGAGCATGTACGCGCGGGTGACCGAGATCCGCGACAAGACGGCGGTGCTCAAGACGCTGAAGGACTACGGCTCCATCAAGAACGCCGTCTGGGGCGTGAACACGCGAAACCGCGAACAGAATTTCGCGATGAACCTGCTGATGGATCCGGAGGTCGACTTCGTGACCCTGACCGGCACCGCCGGCACCGGCAAGACGCTGATGGCGCTCGCTTCCGGTCTGACGCAGGTCCTCGACGACCGCCGCTACACCGAGATCATCATGACCCGCGCCACCGTCAGCGTCGGCGAGGACATCGGCTTCCTCCCCGGCACCGAGGAGGAAAAGATGGGCCCGTGGATGGGCGCGCTCGACGACAACCTCGAGTTCCTCGCCAAGGGCGACGGCGGAGGCGCCGGCGAATGGGGCCGCGCGGCGACCAACGAACTCATCCGCAGCAAGATCAAGATCAAGAGCATGAACTTCATGCGCGGGCGGACCTTCCTCAACAAGTACGTGATCATCGACGAGGCGCAGAACCTCACGCCGAAGCAGATGAAGACGCTGGTGACGCGGGCCGGTCCGGGCACCAAGATCATCTGCATGGGCAACCTGGCGCAGATCGATACCCCCTACCTGACCGAGGGCTCCTCGGGCCTGACCTTCGCGGTCGACAAGTTCAAGGGCTGGCCGCACAGCGGCCACATCACGCTGGCGCGGGGCGAGCGCTCGCGCCTGGCCGACTTCGCCAGCGAAGTTCTTTAG
- a CDS encoding VOC family protein, producing the protein MATTINWFEIPVANLERAQAFYEKVLGRALKREDLGDAAMAIFPYDEPATGGCLMAGGPRAAAAGSGVRIYLDCMPSIDAALSRVTAAGGQTVTPKTALPADMGFFAVLRDTEGNEVGLHALA; encoded by the coding sequence ATGGCCACCACCATCAACTGGTTCGAAATCCCCGTCGCCAACTTGGAACGGGCCCAAGCCTTCTACGAGAAGGTGCTCGGCCGCGCGCTGAAGCGCGAGGACCTGGGCGACGCCGCGATGGCGATCTTTCCCTATGACGAGCCGGCCACCGGCGGCTGCCTGATGGCCGGCGGCCCGCGCGCTGCCGCGGCCGGCAGCGGCGTGCGGATCTACCTCGACTGCATGCCGAGCATCGACGCCGCGTTGTCGCGCGTGACCGCGGCCGGTGGCCAGACCGTGACCCCGAAGACGGCGCTGCCGGCCGACATGGGCTTTTTTGCCGTGCTGCGCGATACCGAAGGCAACGAAGTCGGGCTGCACGCCCTGGCCTGA
- a CDS encoding EVE domain-containing protein, whose protein sequence is MSATTPPRNWIAVANAEHARRGRDNPEGGFMQVGHGKLAPLKRIKAGDRVAYYAPTTTLGRADRLQSFVSIGVVHGDQPYEADMGNGFVPWRRDVRYAAAREVPILPLIEQFDFVDDPRHWGAKFRFGLHEVNDHDFGLIAAAMKADRQGLDL, encoded by the coding sequence ATGAGTGCCACCACTCCACCCAGGAACTGGATCGCGGTCGCCAATGCGGAGCATGCCCGCCGCGGCCGCGACAATCCGGAGGGCGGCTTCATGCAGGTCGGCCACGGAAAGCTGGCGCCGCTCAAGCGCATCAAGGCCGGCGACCGCGTGGCCTACTACGCGCCGACCACCACCCTGGGCCGCGCCGACAGGCTGCAGAGCTTCGTGTCGATCGGCGTGGTGCACGGAGACCAGCCCTATGAGGCCGACATGGGCAATGGCTTCGTTCCGTGGCGGCGCGACGTCCGCTACGCCGCGGCCCGGGAGGTGCCGATCCTGCCGCTGATCGAACAGTTCGATTTCGTCGACGATCCGCGGCACTGGGGCGCGAAGTTCCGCTTCGGCCTGCACGAAGTCAACGACCACGATTTCGGCCTGATCGCCGCGGCCATGAAGGCCGATCGACAAGGCCTCGACCTTTGA
- a CDS encoding GyrI-like domain-containing protein has product MQPQLRRLEAFRVAGLTARTTNRDESDSRAARIGTLWDRFFDERVYEKTPHRVDDMRLFGVYSDYETDAHGAFDITTGVAVADGPASVRIEGGNYLVFSARGEMPRMVIDLWDTIWAYFEAHPEIRRCYRSDFEAYSGPNEVAIHIGVL; this is encoded by the coding sequence ATGCAACCGCAACTCCGGCGCCTCGAAGCCTTCCGCGTCGCGGGGCTCACCGCGCGCACCACCAATCGCGACGAGAGCGATTCCCGGGCCGCCCGCATCGGCACTCTGTGGGATCGCTTCTTCGACGAGCGGGTCTACGAGAAAACGCCGCACCGGGTCGACGACATGCGGCTCTTCGGCGTCTACTCGGACTACGAGACCGACGCCCACGGGGCCTTCGACATCACGACCGGCGTGGCGGTCGCGGACGGCCCGGCCAGCGTGCGCATCGAGGGTGGCAACTACCTGGTCTTCAGCGCCAGGGGCGAGATGCCCCGGATGGTGATCGACCTCTGGGACACGATCTGGGCCTACTTCGAAGCGCATCCCGAGATCCGGCGCTGCTACCGCAGCGACTTCGAGGCCTACAGCGGGCCGAATGAGGTGGCGATCCACATCGGGGTCCTGTAG
- a CDS encoding helix-turn-helix transcriptional regulator yields MRRADRLFQIVQIIRGRRLTTAAFLAQRLEVSERTVYRDIADLQLQGVPVDGEAGVGYRLGSGFDLPPLMFTQDEAAALVAAARLAQSWVDAAMARDMESALGKILSVLPPAARMSAESLALYAPAYVLDDGTRTRLKILREAVQSRHKVRMDYHDVVSAPTQRTVRPLGCFYWGKVWTFSAWCELRKDFRAFRLDRIDQIEVLPERFRDEAGKTLADMLRRLQANSQKARPANES; encoded by the coding sequence ATGCGCCGCGCCGACCGCCTCTTCCAGATCGTCCAGATCATTCGCGGACGACGGCTCACGACTGCGGCCTTCCTCGCGCAACGCCTGGAGGTTTCCGAGCGGACCGTCTACCGCGACATCGCCGATCTTCAGCTCCAGGGCGTCCCGGTCGATGGCGAAGCCGGCGTGGGCTATCGCCTGGGTTCGGGCTTCGACCTTCCACCGCTCATGTTCACGCAGGACGAGGCCGCGGCACTGGTGGCGGCGGCGCGGCTTGCGCAGAGCTGGGTCGACGCCGCCATGGCGCGGGACATGGAATCCGCACTCGGAAAGATCCTGTCCGTGCTGCCGCCGGCGGCGCGCATGTCCGCCGAGAGCCTCGCGCTCTATGCGCCGGCCTACGTGCTCGACGATGGCACGCGCACACGCCTCAAGATCTTGCGGGAAGCGGTGCAATCTCGACACAAGGTGCGAATGGACTACCACGACGTTGTCAGCGCACCGACGCAGCGCACCGTGCGGCCACTCGGATGCTTCTACTGGGGAAAGGTCTGGACCTTTTCCGCCTGGTGCGAACTGCGGAAAGACTTTCGCGCCTTCAGGCTCGACCGCATCGACCAGATCGAGGTGCTGCCGGAGCGCTTTCGCGACGAGGCCGGCAAGACGCTGGCGGACATGCTCAGGCGCCTGCAGGCGAATTCGCAAAAAGCCAGGCCGGCGAATGAGAGCTAG
- the dnaB gene encoding replicative DNA helicase produces MSAVFSYADNDPSNDRQIAQLRIPPHSIEAESSVLGGLLLDNGAWDRMGDVVVDSDFYRHEHKLIYAAIGTLINASKPADVITVYEQLQNLGKAEEVGGLGYLNSLAQYVPSASNIRRYAEIVRERSILRKLVAASDEIATNAFNTQGKAVDKILDEAEQKIFNIGEEGTRMKQGFQAMDALVVELLDRVTEMAENPNDITGVRTGFYEFDKMTSGLQPGDMIVLAARPSMGKTSLAINIAEHVALNEGLPVAVFSMEMGASQLAVRIVGSIGRIDQGHLRTGKLTDDEWPRLTEAIEKLRNVSLHIDETPGLTTSELRANARRLARQYGKLGLIVVDYLQLMSVSSSMTDENRATAVGEISRGLKMLAKELKCPVIALSQLSRGVESRTDKRPMMSDLRESGAIEQDADLIMFIYRDDYYNKDSKEPGVAEVIISKHRNGPTGTVKLAFLKPLTKFENLAMGGDDF; encoded by the coding sequence ATGTCCGCCGTCTTTTCCTACGCCGATAACGACCCCTCGAACGATCGCCAGATCGCGCAGCTGCGCATTCCACCGCATTCGATCGAGGCTGAATCGAGCGTCCTTGGCGGACTTCTTCTGGACAACGGCGCGTGGGACCGGATGGGTGACGTCGTCGTCGACAGCGACTTCTACCGTCACGAGCACAAGCTGATCTACGCCGCCATCGGCACGCTGATCAATGCCAGCAAGCCGGCCGACGTGATCACGGTCTACGAGCAATTGCAGAACCTCGGGAAGGCCGAGGAAGTCGGCGGCCTCGGCTACCTCAATTCGCTTGCCCAATATGTGCCGAGCGCAAGCAACATCCGGCGCTACGCCGAGATCGTCCGCGAGCGATCGATCCTGCGCAAGCTCGTGGCCGCGAGCGATGAGATCGCGACCAATGCCTTCAACACGCAGGGCAAGGCGGTCGACAAGATCCTGGACGAGGCCGAACAGAAGATCTTCAACATCGGCGAAGAAGGCACGCGCATGAAGCAGGGCTTCCAGGCCATGGATGCCCTGGTGGTCGAACTGCTCGATCGCGTGACGGAGATGGCCGAGAACCCGAACGACATCACCGGCGTGCGAACGGGCTTCTACGAGTTCGACAAGATGACCTCGGGGCTGCAGCCGGGCGACATGATCGTGCTGGCAGCGCGTCCGTCGATGGGGAAGACCTCGCTCGCCATCAACATCGCCGAGCACGTGGCTCTCAACGAGGGCCTGCCCGTCGCTGTGTTCTCCATGGAAATGGGCGCGTCGCAGCTGGCGGTCCGTATCGTCGGTTCGATCGGCCGCATCGACCAGGGCCACCTGCGAACCGGCAAGCTCACCGACGACGAGTGGCCCCGGCTCACCGAAGCCATCGAAAAGCTGCGCAATGTTTCGCTGCACATCGACGAGACACCGGGCCTGACCACCAGCGAGCTGCGCGCCAATGCCAGGCGGCTTGCGCGGCAATACGGCAAGCTGGGCCTGATCGTGGTCGACTACCTGCAGCTCATGAGCGTGTCGAGCAGCATGACCGACGAGAACCGCGCCACGGCCGTGGGCGAAATCTCGCGCGGCCTGAAGATGCTGGCCAAGGAGCTCAAGTGCCCGGTGATCGCGCTGTCGCAGTTGAGCCGCGGCGTCGAAAGCCGTACCGACAAGCGCCCGATGATGAGCGATCTGCGCGAATCCGGCGCGATCGAGCAGGACGCCGACCTCATCATGTTCATCTACCGCGACGACTACTACAACAAGGACAGCAAGGAGCCTGGCGTTGCGGAAGTGATCATCAGCAAGCATCGGAACGGGCCGACCGGGACGGTCAAGCTGGCGTTCCTGAAGCCGCTCACCAAGTTCGAGAATCTCGCCATGGGCGGCGACGACTTCTAG
- the rplI gene encoding 50S ribosomal protein L9, with protein MQVILLDKVVNLGVLGEIVKVKDGYARNYLIPSGRARRATEAAKAEFEAKRAELEKAAAGKLAEAQAQAEKLAGTAVKLTQKAGVDGRLFGSVTNHDVADELNKLGYKVAKSQVRMPNGPIKVVGDSTVSVALHTDVVVEINVTVYGESA; from the coding sequence ATGCAAGTCATTCTTCTGGACAAGGTCGTCAACCTCGGCGTTCTCGGCGAGATCGTCAAGGTCAAGGACGGTTACGCCCGCAACTACCTGATCCCTTCGGGCCGCGCTCGTCGCGCAACGGAAGCCGCCAAGGCCGAATTCGAAGCCAAGCGCGCCGAACTCGAGAAGGCCGCTGCTGGCAAGCTGGCGGAAGCTCAAGCCCAGGCCGAAAAGCTCGCCGGCACCGCCGTCAAGCTGACGCAAAAGGCCGGAGTCGATGGCCGTCTGTTCGGTTCGGTGACGAACCACGACGTTGCCGACGAACTGAACAAGCTCGGCTACAAGGTCGCCAAGTCGCAAGTTCGCATGCCCAACGGCCCAATCAAGGTTGTTGGCGACAGCACGGTGAGCGTTGCGCTGCACACCGACGTGGTCGTCGAAATCAACGTCACGGTCTACGGCGAAAGCGCCTAA
- the rpsR gene encoding 30S ribosomal protein S18, with amino-acid sequence MATFKKFNKDKRPKRNTQSLLFKRKRFCRFTVAGVEEIDYKDVDTLRDFISENGKIIPARLTGTRAIYQRQLNTAIKRARFLALVPYSDQHRV; translated from the coding sequence ATGGCCACGTTCAAGAAATTCAACAAGGACAAGCGTCCGAAGCGCAACACCCAGTCGCTGCTGTTCAAGCGCAAGCGCTTCTGCCGCTTCACCGTCGCCGGCGTTGAGGAGATCGACTACAAGGACGTCGACACCCTGCGCGATTTCATCAGCGAAAACGGCAAGATCATCCCCGCGCGCCTGACCGGCACGCGCGCCATCTACCAGCGTCAGCTGAACACCGCGATCAAGCGTGCGCGCTTCCTCGCACTGGTGCCCTACAGCGACCAACACCGCGTCTAA
- the priB gene encoding primosomal replication protein N, with translation MSAVAVNQLVLTACVAELGALRFTPAGLPAVDARLEHESTIVEAGQSRQVKAAIKAVAFGAVAERLARQALGSLWRFQGFLATPGNGKHPVLHIQDFQQD, from the coding sequence GTGAGTGCCGTCGCAGTCAATCAGCTCGTGCTGACTGCCTGCGTCGCCGAACTCGGAGCCCTGCGTTTCACGCCCGCCGGCCTGCCTGCAGTCGACGCCCGACTCGAACATGAGTCCACGATCGTCGAAGCAGGCCAATCAAGGCAGGTGAAGGCGGCCATCAAGGCCGTGGCGTTCGGTGCGGTCGCAGAGCGGCTGGCAAGGCAGGCACTGGGGAGCCTCTGGCGATTTCAGGGCTTCCTCGCCACTCCGGGGAACGGCAAGCATCCGGTTCTGCACATCCAGGATTTTCAGCAAGATTAA
- the rpsF gene encoding 30S ribosomal protein S6: MRHYEIILLIHPDQSEQVPAMLERYKGMITAGGGKIHRVEDWGRRQLAYQINKLNKAHYLCVNIEAEQAVMAELEHAFKFNDAVLRHLTVVKKKAETGPSSMMKTVEREEARKAQQAEYAASNN; this comes from the coding sequence ATGCGTCACTACGAAATCATTTTGCTGATCCACCCGGATCAAAGCGAGCAAGTTCCGGCCATGCTGGAGCGCTACAAGGGCATGATCACCGCCGGCGGCGGCAAGATCCACCGCGTCGAAGACTGGGGTCGCCGTCAACTGGCCTACCAGATCAACAAGCTCAACAAGGCGCACTACCTGTGCGTGAACATCGAAGCCGAGCAAGCCGTGATGGCCGAACTCGAGCATGCGTTCAAGTTCAACGACGCCGTTCTGCGCCACCTGACCGTGGTCAAGAAGAAGGCCGAGACCGGCCCTTCGTCGATGATGAAGACGGTCGAGCGCGAAGAGGCTCGCAAGGCCCAGCAGGCCGAGTACGCTGCCAGCAACAACTGA